The DNA window GACACGGGCATCGGGATCGCCCCCGAGCACCTCCAGGCCATCTTCGATCTCTTCTTCCAGGTGGATGGTGCGAGCCTCGCGCGCTCGGCGGGCGGGCTCGGAATCGGGCTCACCATGGTCAACCGCCTGGTCGCGCTGCACGATGGCTCGGTGCTGGCGCGGAGCGAGGGGCTCGGAGCGGGCTCGGAGCTGGTGGTGGAGCTGCCCTTGCTCTCCGCGGACGCTTCGAGGCAGAGCGCTGGCGAGGGCGGCCTGGGTCGCCAGCTCCGCGAGCCGGTCCGGCCGCGCCGGGTCCTGCTCGTCGACGACAACGTCGATGCGTGCACCTTGATGCAGGCGGCGCTCCAGCTCGCCGGCTACGAGGTCGACGTGGCGCACGATGGCGAGGCGGGTCTGCAGTCGATCCGCTCGGGGAACCACGATGCGGCCATCATCGACATCGGTCTGCCCTTGCTCGATGGCTTCGAACTGGCCAGGCAGGTGCGCGCGGCGTCGAACACGGCCGCGGTGCCTGCGTCCGGGGTGAGGGCGATCTACCTCATCGCGCTCACCGGCTACGGTCGGCCCGAGGACCGCGAGCGCGCGCTCAGGGCGGGCTTCGACGAGCACCTCTCCAAGCCGGCGGATCTGGAGCGGCTGCAAGCGCTCCTGCGTGCGGTGCCACGGCGCCAGCCGTCGTCGCCCTCGCTGGGCGTTCAGCCCGCGTCGCCGCAGCAGCGGAAGCCCACCTCGTAGCCGTAGTCGCCTTCGTCGTGGAAGGTGACGGTGGGGCGGCAGCGGGCGCGGACCGGCCCCCACCAGCCGCCCTTGATGCCCGAGCGGTGGGGCGTGCGCTCGTCGGGGCGCATGACCCACTCGTTCACGTTGCCGATGAGGTCGTAGACGCCGTGGTCGGAGCGGCAGGTGGCGAGCGCGCCGGCGGGCAGGCGCTGATCGATGGCGTCGAAGGCGGCGCGGCAGGCTTCGTCCTCCATGCAGCGCTCCCACGGGGTGAACACGAAGGTGCGGGGTCGGTAGGGGCGGTCGAAGTTGCACTGCGTGGCGTCACGGGCATGGCCGTAGACGTAGGGGCGCATCGACTCGCCCTCGCAGGCGAAGTTGAACTCGGCTTCGGTGCAGAGGCGCTTGCCCGCGGAGGCGCAGAGCGAGCGCGCTTCTTCCCAGGAGGTGAGGACGCGGGGTTTGTCGCCGCGGCGGTTGGGCCACTCGTAGCGATCCATGCAGAAGCGCATGGGGCGGCGGCGGTCTTCGAAGCAGGTCACGCGCTCGGCGTAGCGGAGGCAGTGGCCGGTCTGCTTGCCGGGCGGCGCGCCGGGGATGGTCTGGTATTCCACGCAGCGCTGCTCGGGCGCGAGGCAGGCGCTGCCCGCGACGAGGGCCATGCCGGTTGCGCAGGCGGGGTCGTCGGCGTCGTCGGCGAGAGCGCTGTCGTCGGTGGGTAGCAGGGCGGGCGTCGGTTCGACGGGGGCCTCGGCCGAGGGCGCTGCGGGGTCGCGTAGAGCGGGCCGGGCTTCGGGAGACGCGGGCGCTTCTGGTGGCGCGGGCGCTTCTGGAGGTTCGACGGGCGGGGTCGCCGCCTCGGGCTCGCTCGCGATGGCTGCGGGCGGCGTGCCGCCACCGGCCGGCGCGCAGGCGCGCGCCGAGAGGGCGACGAGCAAGGGAAGGATGCACTTGTAAGGGCGAAGCGCTGGCCTGGACATGCTGGCTCGGGGACGCCGCCAGGGACTACGGGAGCAGAGGCCATGAACAGGCGGCGAAAGAACTGTTCAGCGCGGAGGAGCGTAGTGCGCGCGGTCCGAGCGAGGCAAAGAAGCCGCGCCGAACGCGCTGACGCGAGGAGACGTCGGAGCGCTCACGATGGCCTGGAGCGAGGTGGCGTCGGGCGGGTCAGGCGGGGCGGATGCGAGGTGGCGTCGGGCGGGTCACTGCTCGACGAAGATCTGCGGGGAGGCGTCGAGGGTCAGGGCGATCTTGCCGTCGACGGGGGTGTGCGTGTCGACGTCCAGTGTGCGGCTGTAGTCCCAGCGGTGTCCTGCGAAGGAGAGGGAGGTGGTCAGCGTGTAGCTCGCGCTGGCGGTTTCGCCGGCGTTGCCGGTGCGTGCCCACAGGACCAAGGCCTGACGGCCGTCGAGGATCTGGAAGGCGGCGCCGCCGACGTCGTCGGGCAAGGCGAGCGCGGCGGTCGTGGCCGGGTCGTGGCGGGCGCCGTCGAGCAAACCGCCGAGGGTGCGGTAGGCCTGGCCGCTGTCGGTGAGCTGGGCCTGGCCAGGGGTGCTCAGCGTGCCGAGGTGTCGGTAGAGGCCCATCAGACCATAGGGGTCGTTCGTGTTGTCGTCGGCGGCGCCGTCGCCGAGGACGAACCAGTCCACGCCCTCGATGCCCGCGGCCTGCGCGAAGACCATGGCCTTGAGCAGGTAGTTGCGGGCGTACTCGGCGCCGCCCGGGTTGCTACCGACGACGAGGCGAGGGGCGCCGGTCTCGGTGACGATCCAGCGCTTGCCGGTGACGTTGGCCTTGGACAGCTCGGTGGCCATCTCGTCGCGCAGGCGGAGGAAGCCCTCGGCGCCGCGGTCGGAGCTGCCCGGCGTGTAGATGGGGTAGTAGTGGAAGCTCACGACGTCGAAGTACGCGGCGCCGGTCTCGGGGTGCTCGGGGGAGACGGCGCCGCCCGCGGGGTTGTCGGTGTAGCGGAGCACGGCGGAGAGGAAGCTCGGGTAGCCGATGCCGCCGAGCGCGATCTTCGCTGCGGGGTCGGCCTTGCGCGCGGCTTCGTGGGTGACGCGGAGCATGCGCACGTAGTCGAAGATGGAGCCGTTGAAGCGCACGAGCTGCTCCTTCGTCGGCGGCTGATCCCACCAGGTCTGCGTGAACTGCCAGTCGGCGACCCAGTCGGGTTCGTTCCAGACCTCCCAGGTGTCGACCCAGGGCTTGTAGACGCTGACGGTCTCGTAGACGTACGTGGCCCAGGGGTTCGCAGGGTTGATGGTGCCGTCGGGCAAGGTGATGGGCTCGTAGAGGCCCTTCGGGATGTACTGGTCGAGCTGCCAGTCCGGGGTGCCAGCCGGGGCGGTGGAGTGCTCGGCGGTGGGGCCGATGAGGAAGGCGGCGTGGCGGCTCATGCCGATGGAGGCATAGGCCTGCATGTCGCCGACCTCGATCTCGTAACCCCAGGTGTCGAGGTGGGTCTCGGAGAGCTTGAGGCGCGCGCCGTTGGCGCCGGCGTCGCGGGCGAGTTCGGCGAAGATGGCGTCGTTCCAGCCGCTGTTGGGGTAACCGAAGTTGATGCCGTAGCGGAAGGGTCCGCCGAGGCCACTGGGGTCGCCGCCACCGTTGCCACCTTGGCCGCCTGCGCCTCCAGGGCCGCCTGCGCCGCTGGCACCCGTGCCTCCAGCGCCGCCGCTGCCGCCGCTGCCACCGTCGTCTCCGCCGCACGCTCCCGCGAGAGAAAGCAGGCCAGCCGCAAGGATCAGAGAGAGGGCGCGTCGGTGCATGTCGGGGACCTCCGATGAAGCGATGGCGGGAGTGTATCCGAGCCCCGGCTTCGAACGCCGTCGGAACCGCAGCCGTAGACGTCGTGTTCCTCGGCATGCGCCATCGGATGGGACGCCAATCTTTCGGCAGAGATGAAGAGGCTCGGGGCTGTTGCTTCGACGGTTCGCGATCGAGATGCAGGAGGAGAGGGCATGGTTCATCCTCGTCGATGGCAGACGACAAAGCACACGACCCCACGCAGGGAGGTGCCCTGGTGGGGTCGTTCGCGGCGTCGGGCGCGCCCGTGCGGTGCCCGGGGGAAGCGGCTACTTGCCGGCTTCGATCGGGGGCTTCAGGTGACCCCAGGGGCTGGGGTTGAAGACGAGCTTCGGGGTGAAGGGCGAGATCGAGAAGAGGATCGTGAACACGACGACCAGGGTCACCGCGCCGAGACCCACGAGCTTGACCGCACTCCAGCTTTTGTCCTCAAGCTCATTCGTCGCGCTCATCACATCCTCCGTGGTTCCGACCCGTCGGCGGGGCGGATGCCGTCCAGGCGGCAGACGTCACCTCTGACAAGAATCCGCGCAGGCGTCAACGTTGTGGCGGGGTTCTCGGGGATTCCAGAGCGCACGTGGCAGCGCCGACGCCCCCACCGCGTGGTCCGGGACGCGAAGTGGGGCCGTGTTGCCGAGGACAAAGCTGGAGAGTTCGGGTGCCCTGGGCCTGAGCCGTCCCCGCCCGAGTCGCGCAACCCTCGCCCGACCTGCTCTCCCGACCCTCGCGGCGTCATCGCCCCGGCGCGGCTCGTCCCGGGCCGTGAGGCTTTCCTTTTCGACGGCAACACCGTGGTCTATGCGCCCGACCGCACGGTCCTGTGGGACTCGGGCCGCATGCCGTCTGCTTCCTCAAGTCGAGCGTGCCCGCCGCCGTCTACTGGGGCGGCGACATCGCCACGGGCAGGATCCTGCACGACAGACAGGGGCCCACGCGACCGAGGCGACGCGCACGTTTCGAAGTCCGTGCGCGAGACGGCCTGACCGCACGCGCCGAGCGCAGGCGCAGTGGTCTGCGACGGTGTCCCACACGGCGTGTCGTCTTCGACGTCGACGCAGCAGCCGACGGGAAAGCGCTGGAAGGAAGAGGGGTCCGGCGCGTCGTCTGACGTTCGGTACGCACCCGATGCACGGCTCCGCCCCCTCATGCGCTGCACGAGCCCCACGCAGCCTCGCGAGCTAGGGTTGCACGGCGTCCGAGCGCCGTGGAGCCATCGCGCGCGGATGCGGACGACACACGTCACGGGGTGGCGAGATTGGCTTCGAGGAATGAGGGGGACGAGATGAGCATGCAGCTTCGCGCACGCATGGGTCGTGGTTCATGGCTGTCGATGATGCTGGGATCGGCCGTCGGGGTGTCGTGCCTGGCGGTGGATGCCGAAGAGAGCGACGTTCTTCTGGAACGTGGCGCAAACGAGGCGTCCGAGGACAGGACGCACGACCCTGGCGCAACCCGCGATGAAGCAGCGACCGCGGGTCTTCGGCTGCATTTCCGGCAGCAGGCCGTCCGCGTCCTCGGAGCGCGCGACAGCCGTGCTTTCGAGATCACGGCGGGGGGCTTCGTCTCCCGAACGCCTCGACCGGATGGCCTCCTTCGCGCCGAGGCCCACCTCCCACGCTCCGGGACGGAGGCCATCCTCGTCAGCGATCCCGAGGGCTTCGCGGTGCGGGTGCGGGCGCTCCACATGGACGGCGACGGGCGGCCCACCGATCGCGCGATCGCCTATGCACGCGCCGGCGGGACGTCGTACTGGACCGCCACGCCCGAGGGGGTGGAGGAGTGGCTGCACCTCGCTCCTGGTGTGGTGCGCTCGGGAGAGATCGTCGCGGCATGGCAGGTCGAGGGAGCTGCGGCCATGACCCTCCAGGGGAATGCCGTTCGGCTCGACGATGCCGATGGTGTGGCGCGGCTGTGGGTGTCCGCGCCGGCCGCATACGCTGCGGGTGGGAGGGAGATTCCCGCGCAGCTCGGCGTCGATGGCACGCACATCACCTTGCGTGTCGACGACGTGCGCGGTGACGAGGTGCTCATCGATCCCTCCTGGACGGCTTCAGCGCCCATGCACAAGGCGCGCGCCGAGCACACTGCAACCCTGCTGAACGACGGGCGCGTCCTCGTCGCTGGCGGAGAATCCGGAATGCGGAGCGTCGAGCTGTACAATCCGCTTTTCAACAGCTGGTCGGTCGGGGCCGACATGAACTTCGCCCACGGAGCCCAGACGGCGACATTGCTGTCCAACGGGAGGGTGCTCGTCGCTGGGGGCGGTAGCGCCGAGGTCTACGATCCTGCGACCAATACGTGGGCGATGACGGGTGCCATGGTCAAATCGCGCTCGTGCCATGGCGCAACGCTCCTGACGAACGGCAGGGTCTTCGTGGCTGGC is part of the Chondromyces crocatus genome and encodes:
- a CDS encoding formylglycine-generating enzyme family protein: MSRPALRPYKCILPLLVALSARACAPAGGGTPPAAIASEPEAATPPVEPPEAPAPPEAPASPEARPALRDPAAPSAEAPVEPTPALLPTDDSALADDADDPACATGMALVAGSACLAPEQRCVEYQTIPGAPPGKQTGHCLRYAERVTCFEDRRRPMRFCMDRYEWPNRRGDKPRVLTSWEEARSLCASAGKRLCTEAEFNFACEGESMRPYVYGHARDATQCNFDRPYRPRTFVFTPWERCMEDEACRAAFDAIDQRLPAGALATCRSDHGVYDLIGNVNEWVMRPDERTPHRSGIKGGWWGPVRARCRPTVTFHDEGDYGYEVGFRCCGDAG
- a CDS encoding Kelch repeat-containing protein — translated: MQLRARMGRGSWLSMMLGSAVGVSCLAVDAEESDVLLERGANEASEDRTHDPGATRDEAATAGLRLHFRQQAVRVLGARDSRAFEITAGGFVSRTPRPDGLLRAEAHLPRSGTEAILVSDPEGFAVRVRALHMDGDGRPTDRAIAYARAGGTSYWTATPEGVEEWLHLAPGVVRSGEIVAAWQVEGAAAMTLQGNAVRLDDADGVARLWVSAPAAYAAGGREIPAQLGVDGTHITLRVDDVRGDEVLIDPSWTASAPMHKARAEHTATLLNDGRVLVAGGESGMRSVELYNPLFNSWSVGADMNFAHGAQTATLLSNGRVLVAGGGSAEVYDPATNTWAMTGAMVKSRSCHGATLLTNGRVFVAGGGDSVPEIYDPATNAWTAGASMAFSDATIALRVSSGKVFVLRRNVAQLYDPLTNSWSAPTTSLREHSDVRAALLSDGRILVLGGEWDLPYPDEKQQGEIYNPATNTWSLASGVTFAGGLLGATVISMPNGAAFVAGGWRVSLAYGGLDVNRKNMFFHGLTEQVSSPVNPGPERGHHTATSLGPSSSKVLFTGGRWLSYLEPLSSTVIYNNL